The Syngnathus scovelli strain Florida chromosome 17, RoL_Ssco_1.2, whole genome shotgun sequence sequence GCACCTGAGACATGGAAAGAAATACAACTATATAGCATCTTAAGCTGTTCTGAAAATGGCACGTGGTGGTGGGTTGGACCCGATGTTGGTAATTTTGCAGACAAGTGCAGGCCGGTGGATCTGCGAGAGCTATGGGAGTGGTCACGAATTACTTCAATCATGGCCCATCAAAGTGGCTAGCTTTGAGTCCTTTTAAATGTGACATACTAGTTACACATTAGAGCAAAGCAAATCTGTTCCATGTAGTGGAGACCCTTGAAACATCCCAGCAAGAATGCCTATAAAATCCAGTTTACTGTATTGATTTGCATGGTCTTTGTTGTCAGGTCAGTCTTGGTTATCATGTCAAAATTTAGCTGGCAGAAAAAGctgcgtttttttttgtcttcactaGTTAATAATTGAGGGGAATTAATTTCAATCACAGAAGTGTTTCCCTTGTGTCAAGTCACATGGTTAAATTGTATTGAATATAAATGActaaacaaaataatattatcattattagagTGTCTGAAAGTGCAcactctaataataataataaaaataatagcaataataATGTTAACTATTATACaaattaattattaaaataattcttACTCTTTTTATAATGTAAAATGGGTGACCAAGGATCAGGTACACTGCTACAGACTCCCATTGCTACTTTTCTGAAAAGGAaattgttaaatattttttttaaaatgcgctGCTTCTTACCACGAGAGGAATGGAACACACCAGGAAAACGCTAGTCATGAAAACAAGCAGCCAGAACATTTGGATCTCCGCCGCTGAGGACACCGACTGCAGCCGAGGGAAGCGTCTTCTCGAGCCGCCCTGCTCGCACACCTCGGCCCGGACGATCCCGGTCCTTTGGCTCATGCCCACCAGAGACTTGCACACGGCCAGGTTGCACAGCACCGTGACGGCGATGAGCAGCAGCATCACCCCGCCGTAGAGGAACGAATAGCAGGCACCCAGTGGATCCATCGCCCTCCAGTCTAGGAAGCACCAAGTTCCCGGGAAGTGTGTAACATGCTGGCCGAAGCCGAAACTGGGCATGACGCACAGGACCATGTTGGCCAGGTAGACTATGAGGAGGGCGAAGCGCGCCATGGTCCTGTCTATGTGCTGCGAGTAGAAGTAGGCGTGATTTATGGCCAGGTATCTCTCCACGGCCATGGCGCACAGGATGGACATGCCAGCCGAGCCAAAGAAGAGCatggagaaggagaagaagtGACACAGAAGCGTTCCACCGGGCCACCGGCTCGCCACGTAGGTAGCGATCACCACCGGGCTGGTGAAGCACGTCCCCAGAAGGTCCGTGATGGCCATGCCGCACACCAGCGTGTAGAAGGTGGTCTCTTTCTGCTCCTTCTTGGAGACGCACAGCACCACGATGGCGATCACGTTCCCCAGGACGCCCACGGCGAACATGGTGGCCGAGGTGACCAGTGACCGGGATTCGAGTTTCAGCGTGGGGAACGCGCTGTGGTTGTGACCCAGGGAGAAAGTTGGCTCCGAACCGTTCGTGTCCAACGCTATGGTGTCGTTGATCATCATTTAGAAAACGACAACGAACAAAAAGCTCAACCGTTTTTACTTTTGTACCTGCAGCATGTCATCCCACAAATAATTGAAACAAATCCAGAAAAGAGCACCTGTTGCGACTTGCTGCTCACTTCAAGTGTTTTTATCCCGCATGGGGGTGCGCTTGTTTGCGCACACGCTCCAGTTCTGTGCGGGTATTTAAGCTCAGTGCTGATGTCAGGACTGACGTGCGTGTGGGCTGCCTTGCATGCGAGCGCCACCCGTTCCCCATGGATCTTATTTCTACAAGCAGTCAAATCATTAGGCGCAAACCATTTATCACAAGGGGGAGCCATGGCTTGTATTGTTCACTCAATGAGGATAAATTACAGCTATAAacacatggggggggggggggggggggtcatgtatTGATCACAACATTGGAATAGACGCACCTATCATGGCTGCTCTGAggggacattgtgattttcttGGAATGTTGTAGATTTGAGTGTAGAGATTTAGAGAAAATCAGTGTTGTATAGTGAAATTTACATTTCCTAATTGAGATATTGTTAGAGTTTCTTCATATCATTGaatatctttatttattattgatagACTATAACCATAACAGTAAAGGTTATTAGATCACATTTGATACCTGTGTAAGTTTTCTGCATTGTGAAATAAATGAAGTCAGCTGTAATTATAAAAGAAAATCctgtcaattattttattttataccaGCGTTTtattcaagtttatttatatagccctaaatcacaagcagtctcaaagggcttcacatacacaaaacaaattgacaaatattctcaaagaaTCCCCTGATTATTGATTTGATGGGGTTGTATCATCATAAACGGAGGATTGTGAGTCATACAGGCAAGTCACTTAATTACTCATGGATAAAACTCAATTTTGCTTtccaaaagggctgggaggaaTGTCTGGCAGCACCAAGGCCAGCGCCAAATGCTGTCTCGGTCTGAAAACCATTTGTCATCATTAAATgttcatgactttttttttaaatgttttgaagAACTGAATGTTGGTTTCAATCAAAATCCTTGGGAAAGACTAAATAGTTTAAAACTAAATGTGTATACGTGTATATAAAAGCTGTTTTATATTATTAAAACTGTGATGCTTCCCTGTTGGCCAACCTAACTAGCCGGGTGTACTCTTTCTCTGTGTGTCCATTGCTGTAACACGAGGACTAATGCAGTTAATGAGTGAGTGTAACAAAGCATCAGGCGCACGACATCAGGGAAATGAGGCTTGGACTCTTATTTTGTGTCCCCTTTGAGATCATGCGAAGAGAATAATGGCAAATGGGTGGTTGGGCGTATGTCTTATTTCAGTGCTCCATCCCCCACTTAAAACTATCTGTTGCCATAGCGATTAACATTAGTGCAGAATGAGCAAACTCTATTTGTTTAGCATTTATTCAACTTGTGATTTAACATCCATTAACATTATGTATTCACTTCCTTCCTGGGCAGCTAAAAATATTGACATTAGTGTAGTGACATCTTGTATTCTGCCTGAGTACACATcttttgaaaattattttttttaaatggcagttttttatatatatatattttactttAATGATTAGTCTCAACTTCCGGTGAATTGTTTATTTTGGTAATGAGACTTGGCTGCATTTGTGGCGGCCTTCACATAAATTTACATATTTGCAATTTTTATCTTTTCCTAGACTTTTTATGCAATGCCTTACAAGGACACATGCACGTCTGGTGCAATTTTTCCATAATGTAATCATCCGGAAGCAATTTTCATTAAGCACAGAATAAATTCTACTTTAATGTAACAATTGTTATACACACAAATGAAAGACTGTTCCACGTGCCTGAGAGGTTTGTGTGTTGCTTCTGTAGTGCACGCCTTGGCCACAAGGGGTCAGTGTATTGCATGCATGTATATATTGTTCCATTCTTTAATATTATACCTGATAAAAACATACAGTAATTAGAATATCAAAGCCAATTAAAATTGCTAAAACAATTTTTGCCATGCTTTGTCCTTCAATGCACACTGTACTGCTCATTCTGGTGTCTTGCGGTACAACCACTCGTATATTGAAAAAGTCCTAAACCCCTTATGGTTGTGTCAGAAGAAACGTTTCAATGCTCTTATGGACTTGTGAAACCTGTGCCAGATATGAAATTGCCGCATTTCTCGTGTGTTCAATTTACTCTGCACCTGGACATAGAAATAGagcacgcacgcaaacacacacctgGGAGTTACAGCCCTGTGAAAATCGAAATCAAATCTGTAGAAATGAAAGAATTTGTCATATGAAATGGAGGAAGGATCTGTCTGATGGTGGGCGCTGGCGAAGGCTCTCCATCTCTGTCTGCCTAAGTGGATTCCTACTCAGCAATGACGGAGGAAGACGGGGTCGAGAGAATCCCTCCATGGAGTGTTTGTGAATTTGTCTGCCCACTCTAATAACGCAGAGGCATGAGTAGCACTGGTGGCCACATATAAACAAAGTCTCTCTCGCTATCTCGTTCTCCTCATACATCTGAGGGATTCACGTCCAACCTCAGCAAAGACCTAACGAGGAATGCTTGTAGTACATGAACGTCCATAGGGGTTCCCAATCAAATTTGGCTTCAATATCAGATTAGAATGCATAATTAAGAAGCAACTGTAATGGCGATAATCTTTCCCAAGTTCCTGTTACACACATTCAACATGTCGTCTTTGCAAAGGGTGGGGAGGGGCAGatattaaaagcaaaaacagtccgtaGTGAGCATATTTGGATTATATGTGCACATCTAATTACAATTAGCAAACTAGTCATTTGCCGTGTGGCATGTGACAGGTTTGTAATCAAATTGTTGCAAAGCTTTTATTTTTGACGTGATGCaattaatataattataattcaCACATTACATACAAGTAATTGTtataacctaaaaaaaaaaacactaaacaaAAAGCTTCACATATAGTTAACATAAGCAAAATGTCAAAGACACACATATCTGACATCCAGATTTGATTTAGTACAATAATAACAGGCAAGAGTTATGGAAAAATGAATTCAGTAATTGCTTAAATGTCACATTAACATACTACatgtaaaaataatttcaatatATTAAATTATGCGCTTACCCGTAGCTCAGTGGTTTTTACACCACAGCCTGAAGGtttacaaatatttatttatttatttgttctcaATTGGTCTCAGTTTGTAAGGCTTACTACTTGGGTCATGCAGGTCAGATGTCATAATATGACTCCAATCATCAAACGGCAAGTCAAATTTATTATCTGGGGCTGGCTGGCTGATTAGATTAGATGTGTCACAGCGCAATGTGGGTGTCTTGAATTCGCTGGTGATGCTGAAAAACTCTGACGTCGTCGAATAACCCACTAGCGCGATGACGTCATCATCTAGTGATTTTTATATCTTGCCTTCCTAGACTTGACACCGCAATCATCCTGCTCCTTCCTTCTACCGCAGTCTGCCAAGCTCTTTATTACGAGTGGATGCTCATTTACCATCTCCCCCTCCCATCTCATTCATCTGACGCTGTCTTTTCATCCTCTGCAAACCTTTTGTTTCCCCACTAATGTCACCAATTTCTTCTGAAAGGCGCAGCAAGATGTCTCGTTTTGCGATCAGTCTTACGCTAGCTACTTAGAGCAGCGTTGACAGTTAATCTGCACGATTGTATACGTGCCTCAGGGAAAAAGGCATTCATTTTGGAATGAGTCTTTATACTGCATTTTCGCAGTTGTGTGCCATGCAGCTGCAGGATATTAGATGTTTCTATCATGTAAAGCACAAAGTAAATGAACCGCATTGATGCCAACGCAGCCACTCAGTGTGACTGAGATTGCGAAGATCAGATATGACGTTCACCGTGTCTCAAATATCATTATGGACATCATTTATTTCCAATGTGGTCATACAACTAAGAGGGTATACCGTGCCCCTTTGGAACATGGTGTCGAGGTCGAAAGTGTTCGCATTTTTACTGTGGTAATGACTAAATAATActaaaataagattttttttttttttttttttttacgttctcAAATCATGAGcgtaaaaatgatcaaattatgtGCTCAAGCCCAGGAACACCAGAGACCATTTAGGGttcgcaaagaaataaaaaataaattctataaaaaatattttctcatgtaataaagTACATACAAGACTCACATAATGAGTTATTAAATTTACCTTCATTTGTCCAGATAGTGGAGTTGGGTTATGTTTTTCATGCTAGCAAGGCTGAATCCTAACCCGAAACCAGCCAGTCCGATTTAGAGAATTTTGAAAGCTTAATATTATGAGAATAATGTTCTATTCACGTCACAGAACTTTCTTCCCTTGTTAAAGTTGGACTCAAATGAATAATTTGTAAAGGGCCTGCATAGCCAAAACAATGAGAACCCCTTAGTGTGTGCAGAAGAAATAGCCTGAGTGTGCCTGGGAGTTGAATTTCTTCATAATTACACAATATTTGCAAATATTCATTTTTCTCTAGATAACATTCAAACCATTTTGTGCTGGCACCACAAACTATATTACGAGTGGTCGAGGCAACGACAAATTGTTTCCTTATTGTTTCCTATATAGGCTAATTAGTTTTACTTTAATGTCAAAATTATGACATCATTGCTttaatgtgtgtttttgtatgTTGGCAATTAAGAAGTGTAGAGCACTACAAAACACTTAATTGTGGCGCCCGTGTAAAGAAAGTCTTTATAAAGGCGCATTAGTCAGTGGGTCTTGTGTTAAATTAAAGATAGTCAGCAGCAGCTTATTCCCCATATGTAATATTAATATGACACTAAGAAGTAATATTGTCATCTCTTTCCCTTGGTGGGATCCTCAAATAACATTAGTCTCTTATGCTGAATTACTGTACGCTATTGTGTTGCCCACTTGTTTCTCTTCCAGGATTAGTTAGACACAATCCAAATTTGTTGAATTCCGAGCTAGCGAGAGGAATAAATCACATTATGTCCTGGATGGCTGCTACGGGACCGAATGGCATGAATAAAATTTTAGAAAGAGTGGGAGGCATATAGGATTGCACTTCATGAAGAGTAGGTGGCAAAGGCACATCATATTTCACTGGGGCTAATGAAAAGTTATTTTACGCAAGAAGGAGCAAACTGCTTAATAGCAAGACAAGACACACGTTAATGCACGGAGGGTTTCAACTTGGATCCTGATGAGGGTGAAACTGTGTGGGAGGTCGGCAGTAAAAGATGCACCCATGACCCACGTCAggccataaaataaaaatcaactaGCCCGAAAGACTTGTATGAGAACACGTAGGAGGAGAGAATATCTTCCCTGTAGCACTGTTTTCTTTTGCATGTCCTCTGGTCTAGAATGTTCAACAAGAATATTTTAGCATATTAAAAACTATCCTACAAAAGGCCACACCGAAACATATGTTAACGCTGCCtcaccatatatatatatatatttttgaaacaAACGAAAATAGCGCCCTCTAACAGCCCATTTAACAGAATGTCCATACACTGGTTTGTTTACCAGTGTGACGTTAGTTTCTTCAGTTCATGAGTTTGTGAGGGTATGAAAGTCATTTCTTAATTGGATTGCGTAGCGAAGAGTATTTTCCCTTGCTAAACCGAGTGAGTCTGCAGAGCTGTGAACTGCCATGAGGCAACTAATTAACTAATGAACTGATGTgaataaaaacagaaaatgaCAGGCAGACTGCTGCTTTGTCATTCTGTCTGCTCGTAGTGATTTGAAGTGGCTTGTCACgtattaaatattatttttttgagcGCTTAGGGCTTATTATTTCAGCTGATGGAGCGTTTTACATGAAAATGTCACAATGCAAGACTTGACTTGTGGATGACAGCTCGTGTTTATAAGAACAAATGGAACCACAACGGCATAATAACATTCATTTTAATGTTTTGTGGAGACGGAGTAGCACATTGTTTATCATGGTGCATGAGTAAACATTCAATGTCTTTTAAGCCTAATACACACAGCATGTGTCAAATGGTCTCTCAAACATCTGAATTTTTTAGAACCCCTTttcaatatttgatttttatgagTCGAGTCTGTAAAGTCTGTTGGAATTGGGATTCATTCTCCTCACCAAAATGGAGAAAATATGACATTAAAGTCATGTTCGTCTAGCAGACTCCCTAATCACGCAAAATATTTAGAAGGTCAATGCATATGTACATGACACGTCACTACCTTTCCAAATCTGAAATGAAATACAGCTGAATAGTCTCTCTTGCAATCTTCTTATTTCTTGTGAAAAGCTGCTTGTTTATCCAGCAGTGTCTCATGGCTTTTCTCTCCTCCTACACACATACGAAGCTTCAATAGCAGCCTGACTCACTTCCATTGTATGTACTTAGGTGTCTTCCAAAGCTTACTCAACTCATGTTGTTGACAATGCAGCATAATAGGTTTCTCTTTTGGGGTGGGAACTTAGCATCTCATTCCTCATGCCATGATGGTCTCCCAAATCATTTGCTCCCCTTCAACAAAATAGCGTAAAAGTGCAATTAGGTTGATGCTTCTTTCTCCAGTGTCACTGATGGTGAGTCAGGCGACCTTTTATTATACTCTGGAAGTTATGAGCTGATATTTCTGCCGACATTGTTACATCTTCTGGGTGCTGTTTCGGATGAACCCAATTTAGACTGCTTGTAAGACGTTTGGCTTGCAAGCAAAGTTTTTTTATGCACACAAATGACTCTAGCGAGGCCAAGCGCCAATGAGTTGAATATGCAAATGCTGTTTTGAGACTTCAGTCAAGAAACGCCAATTTGGAAAATGTAAAGACGCTTTATAGACAGGTTATTTTTAGCATTGTGATTAGAAATATGATCTACAAAACGAAATTAAGAAACTGtccatttattttgtcatttcatGTTGACGATTGTGTTGGCGAGTTTGTACAGTAGGTGTGCATCGTGAGTCATGCTCAGCTACACGCAACCAGTCACCTCTTCCTCTGAGCAAACTGAAGAAACTGACGTTTTTGGCTTAAGGGCAGCATGGTGTTATATAAAGGTTAAATTGCATTTGAGAAGTGTGTCTTCTTCACCACCGAAGACTCCTATTTCAAGACGAGGTGTCCTCCGTTTTGTTCTTACAACAACGCCTTATAACAGCAAGCAGCAGTGCCACGTGTTTCATTTGGAACATCTTAGAATCAATATTTACCCAATAACAAGACAAAAACATAACAAATGTTAATGATATGCGCCATACTCACCAGACATGCAATCGTGTTAATGCTTGCAGATGACTACAAATGTTTGCACTGACCTaccaccaatcagaggacagaaAAACGTTGATGTCATCAAGGGCCAGTGCCGTGCTCATTTAAAATCTGattcagtaaataaataaataaataaaaacagtccCATTTTTCATATAGTTTAAGTTACGTAGGCCAGCACTATTGATTCTGAAGGTCCTGGGCTGATTAGATTGTCATGGCAACACAGAGGCTAAAATGTGATTAGACAAATAAATCTAACATCCGCATACATTTCCTGGTAGCAGTCCAGAGAAATACCAAGAAATGAGGAAAATAGCCTTCTGTGAATAAATTGATAAAAATGTCTGCGTTTAGGTTGGGAATGAAGGTTAGTGCTTCTGCTAGTGTTTAGGCTAGTAAAATATAGCACCGGGTGGACTcttattttcttttgtcttaGAGACGGTGCAGATACAGTAATTAGCGAACCGACTGGCATGATATTGTCCACCTTTTAGGATCTGCTGCAGTGTAAATAGTCAATGTGCATGTGGGTGGAgagtgtgtgattttttttttaaatttttttttattgaaatgcTAGTCACATTCTTATGGCTGGAGCTCTAATTGAAATACTGTCAGACGTTCAAGGTCAACATTCTGGCATATGACTCGTTATTGTGATTCGAATGTGACGTTGAAAATATTATTCACACTGATGCCGCAGAGGCACCAGAATATATAATATCCCACTAATGATTAGAGTGGTGGAAATAAAGTGaaacgtgcagatatggctcctATGTCATTAGAATAATCTAGACCATCCCACTCTCTCAGCAATAATGAAAAGGTGTTTGAATGCATGTTGCTGCCGGCCGACCGCAATAGATACTGTGAGCACAAAGTAATAAGAAAGCCAACTCCAAGATGTCTATTCGTAAGCAGttgttaaattgtatttttacaTCTAATGATGCTTTGGGGGGGCTGTTTACTTGGAACACAGAGTATTAAACGTATGATTCAGAGGTAGAAATGTCACGTTCTGTTTTGGGTGATAGTGCCCATTGTGCAACAGCGTACTGTTTACTATAAATGCACCATCAGTAACAGTCATCAACTTAAAACTCTCATGGAGTCACCAACTGGTGGTACAACATTGCAATTGTAAATGGAGGTTTTCCAGGAATGGCTAACACGCTGATTATGCTAGAGTTGTATAGTTTTGTCATTATAGACTAATGGTAATCATTTTTGGAATGATAATGTTAGATTTACTGAGCAGTTTGAAGTTGGAATGATTTAATTTGGTTAAAAATGAGGAAGAGAGTATGTAAAATAATTTTTCGTGGCGTTTCCAAGATATTTTTAATGAGCTTTTTGACTTTGGAATGAAATGTGTGTCCATTCGATTCAACGTGAAAagcccaaaatgaaaaaaaccatATAAGACCTTTTTGTGGCTATTTCCGTAAACACGGGGATTTTGTGACGTAATAATCGTGCCGTCAACAATTGGTCGGCCAAGTCACGAGGTGTCATCTCTCATTTTCATTGGCTATATATTTAAATTGCCTCCCGTTGATTGGCTCAGTGCGCCACGCTGAGAATTTGAAATCGGCGTTTCGCGAGTTTAGCAGAGGAAAACCTCGGATGAGTGGACAACCTgcagaaaatatatttatatataatttgaTTTCTTTAAAGAAAGTGTCTGCAATGTCTGGAGGAGAGGACAGCGGGGCTCAGCTACAGTGTTGCGTGACGACAGAGCACCTGAACGCCTCAGGCCAGACCACCCGGAGGCAGGTTATTCGCAAAGCCTCTGTTCTTCTGGGACGCAACGAGTTCCAGGAGCTCATCCTCCGGGTGCACGATGGGAAATTACCGCAAAATTATCCTCTGAAGGACTTCAAACTGTTCACCAAGTTCGCCCGCGATGGAaagtgcactgtcaaactgatccCTGAAAACATCCAAGTGCTCATCTCCAACTGCCCCACTGACCAGCTTGGCATCTTCCTGAGGACTCTGAGCATCAAACACCAGGCCGGGCTGTCCAGCAAAACTCTGA is a genomic window containing:
- the ptger4c gene encoding prostaglandin E receptor 4 (subtype EP4) c, translated to MMINDTIALDTNGSEPTFSLGHNHSAFPTLKLESRSLVTSATMFAVGVLGNVIAIVVLCVSKKEQKETTFYTLVCGMAITDLLGTCFTSPVVIATYVASRWPGGTLLCHFFSFSMLFFGSAGMSILCAMAVERYLAINHAYFYSQHIDRTMARFALLIVYLANMVLCVMPSFGFGQHVTHFPGTWCFLDWRAMDPLGACYSFLYGGVMLLLIAVTVLCNLAVCKSLVGMSQRTGIVRAEVCEQGGSRRRFPRLQSVSSAAEIQMFWLLVFMTSVFLVCSIPLVVRIFVNQLYDPAYISAGGKPDYRSDLLAIRFASFNPILDPWVYILCRKNLLLKGCQKLKLAMTRVKESSGDHMGWVGQDSPPSFNTHDTSYASIRRKDVGRQVAAEDTPSFTDFAMRHAWDYDTARVNFHPFSVEASAVPEGEHEAEEDAKQQGDSVKASPGQPASTHVRTGEMVTCMFSTPSSCQSVKCL